A part of Actinomycetes bacterium genomic DNA contains:
- a CDS encoding lycopene cyclase domain-containing protein: protein MTYTQQAVAGVLVSVVLDLWVLGTRLVTRKAFWTSYAIIVFFQLVTNGVLTGLKVVRYDPATIVGSSAVPFLGAGRIAFAPVEDLLFGFALVLQTLSWWVFWGRRLRPPASPG from the coding sequence GTGACCTACACCCAGCAGGCCGTGGCCGGGGTGCTCGTCTCCGTCGTCCTGGACCTGTGGGTGCTGGGGACCCGACTGGTCACCCGCAAGGCGTTCTGGACGTCGTACGCGATCATCGTGTTCTTCCAGCTGGTGACCAACGGGGTGCTCACCGGGCTGAAGGTGGTCCGCTACGACCCGGCCACGATCGTCGGGTCCTCGGCGGTGCCGTTTCTCGGAGCCGGCAGGATCGCCTTCGCCCCGGTGGAGGACCTGCTGTTCGGCTTCGCCCTCGTCCTCCAGACCCTGTCCTGGTGGGTCTTCTGGGGCCGCCGCCTCCGACCCCCCGCCTCACCCGGGTGA
- a CDS encoding 3-deoxy-7-phosphoheptulonate synthase class II — translation MPDLTWPDLPADQQPEWPDPAERDEAVATLRGLPPLVFAGECDQLRERLALAARGKAFVLQGGDCAETFDGVGADAIRAKLRTVLQMAIVLTYGAALPVVKVGRIAGQYGKPRSSRLEARDGLALPVYRGDMVNGLGFTPELRRPDPARMVAAYHHSAATLNLVRAFTQGGYAALQQVHAWNQDFVRDSPAGQRYERLAGEIDRAMAFMHACGADPEEFQRVDLYAGHEALVLDYEKALTRIDSRTGLPYDVAGHFVWIGDRTRSLDGAHVDFAARIRNPIGLKIGPSASPEEVLALVSRLDPDREPGRLTLIARMGAGRVRELLPPIVEKVNASGAEVVWICDPMHGNTRETASGVKTRLFEDVVEEVRGFFEVHRSLGTVPGGIHVELTGDDVTECLGGALGTEEHHLEPRYETACDPRLNREQSIELAFLVAEMLAH, via the coding sequence GTGCCCGACCTGACCTGGCCCGACCTGCCGGCCGACCAGCAGCCCGAGTGGCCCGACCCGGCCGAGCGGGACGAGGCCGTCGCGACACTGCGCGGCCTGCCGCCGCTCGTCTTCGCGGGGGAGTGCGACCAGCTGCGCGAGCGGCTGGCGCTCGCGGCGCGGGGGAAGGCGTTCGTGCTGCAGGGCGGCGACTGCGCCGAGACGTTCGACGGCGTCGGCGCGGACGCGATCCGGGCCAAGCTGCGCACCGTGCTGCAGATGGCGATCGTGCTGACCTACGGCGCCGCGCTCCCGGTGGTCAAGGTCGGCCGGATCGCTGGCCAGTACGGCAAGCCCCGTTCCAGCCGGCTGGAGGCCAGGGACGGGCTGGCCCTGCCGGTGTACCGCGGCGACATGGTCAACGGGCTCGGCTTCACCCCGGAGCTGCGCCGGCCCGACCCGGCCCGGATGGTGGCCGCCTACCACCACTCGGCCGCGACGCTGAACCTGGTGCGCGCGTTCACGCAGGGCGGCTATGCGGCCCTGCAGCAGGTGCACGCGTGGAACCAGGACTTCGTCAGGGACAGCCCGGCCGGGCAGCGCTACGAGCGGCTGGCCGGCGAGATCGACCGGGCCATGGCGTTCATGCACGCGTGCGGCGCCGACCCCGAGGAGTTCCAGCGGGTCGACCTGTACGCCGGGCACGAGGCGCTCGTACTCGACTACGAGAAGGCCCTCACCCGCATCGACTCGCGGACCGGCCTGCCCTACGACGTGGCCGGGCATTTCGTCTGGATCGGGGACCGCACCCGCTCGCTCGACGGCGCGCACGTCGACTTCGCGGCCCGCATCCGCAACCCGATCGGGCTGAAGATCGGGCCGTCCGCCTCCCCGGAGGAGGTGCTCGCGCTCGTCAGCCGGCTCGACCCGGACCGCGAGCCGGGCCGGCTCACGCTGATCGCCCGCATGGGCGCCGGGCGGGTGCGCGAGCTGCTGCCGCCGATCGTGGAGAAGGTCAACGCGTCCGGCGCCGAGGTCGTGTGGATCTGCGACCCGATGCACGGCAACACCCGCGAGACGGCGTCCGGGGTGAAGACGCGGCTGTTCGAGGACGTCGTGGAGGAGGTCCGCGGCTTCTTCGAGGTGCACCGATCGCTGGGCACCGTCCCCGGCGGCATCCACGTGGAGCTCACGGGCGACGACGTCACGGAGTGCCTCGGCGGTGCGCTGGGGACCGAGGAGCACCACCTCGAGCCGCGCTACGAGACCGCGTGCGACCCGCGACTGAACCGGGAGCAGTCGATCGAGCTGGCGTTCCTCGTCGCGGAGATGCTCGCGCACTGA
- the pknB gene encoding Stk1 family PASTA domain-containing Ser/Thr kinase, whose amino-acid sequence MDTTVTDALVGRLLDGRYRVVRRIARGGMAVVYEALDTRLDRPVALKVMHPWLAEDATFVSKFIHEARSAARLSHPNIVAVYDQGADDGTVFLAMEYVQGRTLRDLLRERTRLSPREALDLLEPVLSALAVAHRAGLVHRDIKPENVLLADDGRVKVADFGLARAATAQTGQTTHGLLMGTVAYLAPEQASGLADERSDVYSAGIMLFEMLTGVPPFTAEDVMGVVYRHVHEDVPPPSSVVPALAGPLDELVLVATHRDPSSRPADAAALLERVELTRHQLSPAQLGGSGHPIDLTQTLIVPIPGTPAVVAAVPAPVGPPGQVPKAALGAKRRRPVVVGLLLLLLVTTVVGYGAWWLGSGRYTAMPSVLGLTGAAATSKLQADGLSTKLGDPVFSETVKAGLVVDTRPAPTEQVRKGSTVTLVLSSGPERYAVPSLAGMTPDQAAAALAAVNLVVGTSSNGYSQTIPAGQVMAQDPGVGAQVKRDTAVRITVSQGLPPVSVPKITGLALDQATTTLKSAKLTIKRGTDAYSQTVPAGSVVSQTPAAGASVAQGSTVTVVVSKGPPLVTVPSVVGMSTKDATKALTKAGFTVNINKVLGGFFDTVRLQNPSGGSQAPMGSAITLTIV is encoded by the coding sequence GTGGACACCACGGTCACCGACGCGCTGGTGGGGCGGCTGCTGGACGGCCGCTACCGGGTTGTGCGCCGGATCGCCCGCGGCGGCATGGCGGTGGTGTACGAAGCGCTGGACACCCGGCTGGACCGCCCGGTCGCGCTGAAGGTCATGCACCCGTGGCTGGCCGAGGACGCCACCTTCGTGTCCAAGTTCATCCACGAGGCACGCTCCGCCGCCCGGTTGTCCCACCCCAACATCGTGGCCGTCTACGACCAGGGCGCGGACGACGGCACCGTGTTCCTGGCCATGGAGTACGTCCAGGGCCGCACCCTGCGGGACCTCCTGCGCGAGCGCACCCGGCTCAGCCCCCGGGAGGCCCTCGACCTGCTCGAGCCGGTGCTGTCCGCGCTGGCGGTCGCCCACCGGGCCGGCCTGGTGCACCGCGACATCAAGCCGGAGAACGTGCTGCTCGCCGACGACGGCCGGGTGAAGGTGGCCGACTTCGGTCTGGCCCGTGCTGCCACGGCCCAGACCGGGCAGACCACCCACGGGCTGCTCATGGGCACGGTGGCCTACCTGGCGCCGGAGCAGGCCAGCGGCCTGGCCGACGAGCGCAGCGACGTCTACTCGGCCGGGATCATGCTGTTCGAGATGCTCACCGGCGTGCCGCCGTTCACGGCCGAGGACGTCATGGGCGTGGTCTACCGGCACGTGCACGAGGACGTCCCACCCCCGTCGTCCGTCGTCCCGGCGCTGGCCGGCCCGCTCGATGAGCTGGTCCTCGTGGCCACCCACCGGGACCCGTCCAGCCGGCCGGCCGACGCCGCGGCCCTGCTCGAGCGGGTTGAGCTGACCCGGCATCAGCTGTCGCCCGCGCAGCTCGGGGGCAGCGGGCACCCGATCGACCTCACCCAGACCCTCATCGTGCCGATCCCGGGCACGCCCGCGGTGGTCGCCGCCGTCCCGGCCCCGGTCGGCCCGCCCGGTCAGGTCCCCAAGGCCGCGCTCGGGGCCAAGCGGCGCCGGCCGGTCGTCGTGGGCCTGCTGCTCCTGCTGCTGGTCACCACCGTCGTCGGCTACGGCGCCTGGTGGCTGGGCAGCGGCCGGTACACGGCCATGCCGTCGGTGCTCGGGCTGACCGGCGCCGCGGCCACCAGCAAGCTGCAGGCGGACGGGCTGTCCACCAAGCTCGGCGACCCGGTGTTCAGCGAGACGGTCAAGGCCGGGCTGGTCGTCGACACCCGACCGGCGCCGACCGAGCAGGTCCGCAAAGGCAGCACCGTCACGCTGGTCCTGTCCAGCGGACCCGAGCGGTACGCCGTGCCGAGCCTGGCCGGCATGACCCCCGACCAGGCCGCCGCGGCGCTGGCCGCGGTCAACCTGGTCGTGGGCACCTCGTCGAACGGCTACTCCCAGACCATCCCGGCCGGGCAGGTCATGGCGCAGGACCCGGGCGTGGGCGCGCAGGTCAAGCGGGACACCGCCGTGCGGATCACGGTCAGCCAGGGGCTGCCGCCGGTGAGCGTGCCCAAGATCACCGGCCTCGCCCTCGACCAGGCGACGACCACGCTGAAGAGCGCCAAGCTGACCATCAAGCGAGGCACCGACGCGTACAGCCAGACCGTCCCTGCCGGCTCCGTGGTCAGCCAGACGCCGGCCGCCGGGGCCTCGGTCGCCCAGGGCAGCACGGTGACCGTCGTCGTCTCCAAGGGCCCGCCGCTGGTGACCGTGCCGAGCGTCGTCGGCATGAGCACCAAGGACGCCACCAAGGCGCTGACCAAGGCCGGGTTCACCGTGAACATCAACAAGGTGCTCGGCGGGTTCTTCGACACGGTGCGGCTGCAGAACCCCTCCGGGGGTTCGCAGGCCCCGATGGGCAGTGCCATCACCCTCACCATCGTCTGA
- a CDS encoding lycopene cyclase domain-containing protein, whose translation MTRCTYLGVLLAALLGASWLEVVLHTGVFRRWRRLLLTLAPVVAVFVVWDLYAIGHGQWTFDPRRTTGVLLGRLPVEELLFFVVIPVCSVLTLEAVRVVRGWPVGDEPDDQR comes from the coding sequence GTGACCCGGTGCACCTACCTGGGCGTCCTGCTGGCCGCCCTCCTGGGCGCCAGCTGGCTCGAGGTGGTGCTGCACACCGGGGTGTTCCGCCGCTGGCGGCGGCTGCTGTTGACGCTGGCACCCGTGGTGGCGGTGTTCGTGGTGTGGGACCTGTACGCGATCGGGCACGGGCAGTGGACCTTCGACCCGCGGCGGACGACAGGGGTGCTGCTGGGGCGGCTGCCGGTGGAGGAGCTGCTGTTCTTCGTGGTGATCCCGGTGTGCTCGGTGCTCACCCTCGAGGCGGTGCGGGTGGTGCGCGGCTGGCCGGTCGGCGACGAGCCGGACGACCAGCGGTGA
- a CDS encoding sulfite oxidase-like oxidoreductase, whose amino-acid sequence MGVPVRPPTRLCETAKVRAASSETRLPPGQTVARGWPARHYGPVPKFRPDRWDLRIFGATASGENLSCGYQDLDQLPVDEVVADLHCVTKFSVLRNVWSGVLTRSVLATAPPHPDVTHVLVWAEYGYSTNLPIEDLTLPTTILATHHNGQPLTPEHGFPLRLVVPHRYAWKGPKWVRGIEYLLADRRGFWEERGYHNLADPWTEQRYSYQEAETTTR is encoded by the coding sequence ATGGGTGTGCCCGTCCGACCGCCGACGCGGCTCTGCGAGACTGCGAAGGTGCGCGCGGCCAGCTCGGAGACCAGGTTGCCACCGGGGCAGACTGTGGCGCGCGGCTGGCCGGCGCGGCACTACGGCCCAGTGCCGAAGTTTCGTCCTGACCGGTGGGACCTGCGCATCTTCGGGGCCACCGCGAGCGGGGAGAACCTGAGCTGCGGCTACCAGGACCTCGACCAGCTCCCCGTCGACGAGGTGGTCGCCGACCTGCACTGCGTCACGAAGTTCTCGGTGCTGCGCAACGTGTGGAGCGGCGTCCTCACGCGGTCCGTTCTGGCCACGGCGCCGCCGCACCCCGACGTGACCCACGTGCTGGTCTGGGCCGAGTACGGCTACAGCACGAACCTGCCGATCGAGGACCTCACCTTGCCGACGACGATCCTGGCCACGCACCACAACGGGCAGCCGCTGACCCCCGAGCACGGCTTCCCGCTGCGGCTGGTCGTGCCGCACCGCTACGCCTGGAAGGGCCCGAAGTGGGTGCGTGGCATCGAGTACCTGCTGGCCGACCGTCGCGGCTTCTGGGAGGAGCGCGGCTACCACAACCTGGCCGACCCGTGGACCGAGCAGCGGTACTCCTACCAGGAGGCTGAGACGACAACGCGGTAG
- a CDS encoding deoxyribonuclease IV gives MPRRRVPPPVGSHLRTAGGLVKGALADADRVGAQAAQVFVGNPRGWSTSTGDPAEDAAFRAGCEQRGLRIFVHSPYLVNLASPTPGTAERSTHLVAHSLLRAAQVGAEGVVVHTGSTVTSTGQDGVVAALAQVRALLLPLLERLPDDGPALLLEPTAGQGRSLCATVEDLERYLAALDRHPKVGVCLDTCHAYAAGHDLAAPGGMRRTLDALVRVVGPGRLQLVHANDSGDPCGSHRDRHERIGKGRIGEASFAELLADPALSGVPVVIETPGDVDDHAHDVALLQRLRDR, from the coding sequence ATGCCCCGCCGCCGTGTCCCGCCGCCGGTGGGCAGCCACCTACGGACCGCGGGTGGGCTGGTCAAGGGCGCCCTCGCCGATGCCGACCGGGTCGGCGCACAGGCGGCCCAAGTCTTCGTGGGCAACCCTCGCGGCTGGTCGACGAGCACCGGTGACCCCGCCGAGGACGCGGCCTTCCGGGCCGGCTGCGAGCAGCGCGGGCTGCGCATCTTCGTGCACTCGCCGTACCTGGTGAACCTGGCCAGCCCGACCCCGGGGACCGCCGAGCGCTCCACCCACCTGGTGGCGCACAGCCTGCTGCGGGCCGCCCAGGTGGGCGCCGAGGGGGTCGTCGTGCACACCGGGTCGACCGTCACCTCGACCGGCCAGGACGGCGTGGTGGCCGCGCTGGCCCAGGTGCGCGCCCTGCTGCTGCCGCTGCTCGAACGGCTGCCGGACGACGGCCCGGCCCTGCTGCTGGAGCCGACCGCGGGGCAGGGACGCTCGCTGTGCGCGACGGTCGAGGACCTCGAGCGGTACCTGGCCGCACTCGACCGGCACCCCAAGGTCGGCGTCTGCCTGGACACCTGCCACGCCTACGCCGCCGGGCACGACCTGGCCGCGCCCGGCGGCATGCGGCGGACCTTGGACGCCCTCGTCCGGGTGGTCGGCCCGGGTCGGCTGCAACTGGTGCACGCCAACGACTCCGGGGACCCCTGCGGGTCCCACCGTGACCGGCACGAGCGGATCGGCAAGGGGCGCATCGGGGAGGCTTCCTTCGCCGAGCTGCTGGCCGACCCGGCGTTGTCCGGCGTCCCAGTGGTCATTGAGACCCCCGGTGACGTCGACGACCACGCCCACGACGTGGCCCTGCTGCAGCGGCTGCGGGACCGATGA
- a CDS encoding DMT family transporter, giving the protein MSVLSQRRVSPAHGASIALVAATAVWGSTFIVVKDVIGRMAVTDFLFWRFAVATALLVVIRPRAVLRMSPGARRRGVLLGGFLGAGFLAQTAGLRTTSATVSGFVTGMMVVFTPLVAWLVLRQRVERSAWLGVAMATVGLGLLTVRGVSVGFGEALTLLGAAFYAFHIVGLGEWSRPDDAYGLTLVQAATVAGLCLLLTAADGHVALPPDRSAWWAVGFMAVAATAIGFMVQTWAQAHLPATRAAVILTMEPVFAGVFAVVFAGEPLTWAILVGGLLVVTAMLGVELGPRRGRDATVPRLEAL; this is encoded by the coding sequence ATGAGCGTGCTGTCGCAGCGCCGGGTCTCCCCCGCGCACGGCGCCTCCATCGCCCTGGTGGCGGCCACTGCGGTGTGGGGCTCCACGTTCATCGTCGTCAAGGACGTGATCGGCCGGATGGCGGTGACCGACTTCCTGTTCTGGCGGTTCGCGGTGGCCACCGCGCTGCTGGTCGTCATCCGCCCGAGGGCGGTGCTGCGGATGTCACCGGGCGCCCGCCGGCGCGGCGTGCTGCTCGGCGGCTTCCTCGGCGCCGGCTTCCTGGCCCAGACGGCGGGGCTGCGCACGACGTCGGCGACCGTGTCCGGCTTCGTCACCGGCATGATGGTGGTCTTCACCCCGCTGGTCGCCTGGCTGGTGCTGCGGCAGCGGGTCGAGCGCAGCGCCTGGCTGGGCGTGGCCATGGCCACGGTCGGCCTCGGGCTGCTCACCGTGCGTGGCGTGTCGGTCGGCTTCGGCGAGGCGCTCACCCTGCTGGGCGCGGCGTTCTACGCGTTCCACATCGTCGGGCTGGGCGAGTGGTCCCGTCCGGACGACGCCTACGGGCTCACGCTGGTCCAGGCCGCCACGGTGGCCGGCCTGTGCCTGCTGCTCACCGCCGCGGACGGCCATGTCGCGCTGCCGCCGGACCGGTCCGCCTGGTGGGCGGTCGGCTTCATGGCGGTGGCTGCGACCGCCATCGGGTTCATGGTGCAGACCTGGGCCCAGGCGCACCTGCCGGCGACCCGGGCGGCGGTCATCTTGACCATGGAGCCGGTGTTCGCGGGGGTCTTCGCGGTCGTGTTCGCCGGCGAGCCGCTCACTTGGGCGATCCTCGTGGGTGGCCTGCTCGTCGTCACGGCGATGCTCGGCGTCGAGCTCGGCCCGCGGCGCGGCCGGGACGCCACGGTGCCTCGCCTCGAGGCGTTGTAG
- a CDS encoding methylated-DNA--[protein]-cysteine S-methyltransferase: MNAPSQPLDSTTLSTPVGSWGIVVLDGVVVASGFASAADLSQRLAPELRAAGLRGRRDLGPVTAAARAYLDGDLSALDAVQVSQPGGPFLQEIWRVMRQIPAGQTWTYAELAAKAGRPTAVRAAGSGCARNLVAPFVPCHRVVRSDGTLGGYYYGLPVKQWLLAHERAA; this comes from the coding sequence ATGAACGCGCCGAGTCAGCCGCTGGACAGCACCACGCTCAGCACGCCGGTCGGCTCGTGGGGGATCGTGGTCCTGGACGGCGTGGTGGTGGCCTCGGGGTTCGCCTCCGCGGCGGACCTGTCGCAGCGGCTCGCGCCCGAGCTGCGGGCAGCCGGGCTGCGGGGGCGTCGCGACCTCGGGCCGGTCACCGCGGCCGCCCGGGCCTACCTGGACGGCGACCTGTCCGCCCTGGACGCCGTCCAGGTCAGCCAGCCCGGTGGGCCGTTCCTGCAGGAGATCTGGCGGGTCATGCGGCAGATCCCGGCCGGGCAGACCTGGACGTACGCCGAGCTGGCCGCCAAGGCCGGCCGCCCCACCGCGGTCCGGGCCGCCGGGAGCGGCTGCGCCCGCAACCTGGTGGCCCCGTTCGTCCCGTGCCACCGGGTCGTCCGCAGCGACGGCACGCTCGGCGGCTACTACTACGGACTGCCGGTCAAGCAGTGGCTGCTCGCCCACGAGCGCGCCGCCTGA
- a CDS encoding TIGR03618 family F420-dependent PPOX class oxidoreductase, with product MASQRAAIAMTAAEADDFLRSGRICVLVTLGPDGLPDPVPMWYVVDDEGRVVMRTFAKSQKVVNLRRDPRYSALVEAGERYVELRGVQLTGTVELVEDREVVADTLTGLALKYEGLEPQHAAGFRAAALEQVGKQVGLRLGVDRLVSWDHRKLPTSGAGA from the coding sequence GTGGCCAGCCAGCGGGCCGCGATCGCCATGACGGCGGCCGAGGCCGACGACTTCCTGCGGTCCGGTCGGATCTGCGTGCTCGTCACGCTCGGCCCGGACGGGCTGCCCGACCCGGTGCCCATGTGGTATGTCGTGGACGACGAGGGCCGGGTCGTCATGCGAACCTTCGCCAAGTCGCAGAAGGTGGTGAACCTGCGCCGCGACCCGCGCTACTCGGCGCTGGTCGAGGCCGGTGAGCGGTACGTGGAGCTGCGCGGCGTGCAGCTGACCGGCACGGTCGAGCTGGTGGAGGACCGTGAGGTGGTCGCGGACACGCTGACCGGCCTGGCCCTGAAGTACGAGGGCCTGGAGCCGCAGCACGCCGCCGGGTTCCGGGCCGCCGCCCTGGAGCAGGTCGGCAAGCAGGTGGGGCTGCGGCTGGGGGTGGACCGGCTGGTGTCCTGGGACCACCGCAAGCTGCCAACCAGTGGGGCCGGGGCGTGA
- a CDS encoding AlkA N-terminal domain-containing protein: MTTSEWEVEAWHRAVDSRDPRFDGRVFLGVTSTGIYCRPSCPARRPKRENRRFYRTPGAAVAAGFRACRLCRPDALPGSREWDHRGDLAGRALRLIAAGAVDEQGVAGLARRLAVSERHLHRTLVTEVGAGPLSLARTRRAQTARLLIDQTLLPMVDVAFAAGFASLRQFNDVMRAEFGCPPSQLRRRPDPEAAARAPGGGLVLRLVHREPLAAGPLLGFLAARAIPGVEMGDAGGLRRVVATPGGGAVVSVQPVPGAGHVLAGVRLPRLSDLAGVVAGLRQLLDLDAEPDAVDAVLGAEPALGSLVAARPGLRVPGAVDGFELAVRAVLGQQVSVAGARTLAGRLVAAFGEPLPEPEDGLTAAFPVAEALADADLGRVGLTGARQRALRELSAAVAAGELQLDPGADRAETRARLLDIPGIGPWTVEYVAMRALADSDAWPATDLVLRREVQRHGLQPDRLRPWRSYVALHLWAAVADPVPVPPSRQEIR; the protein is encoded by the coding sequence GTGACGACGAGCGAGTGGGAGGTCGAGGCCTGGCATCGGGCGGTGGACAGCCGTGACCCGCGCTTCGACGGTCGGGTGTTCCTGGGCGTCACGTCCACGGGCATCTACTGCCGGCCGTCTTGCCCGGCCCGGCGGCCGAAGCGGGAGAACCGCCGCTTCTACCGGACGCCGGGCGCCGCGGTGGCGGCCGGGTTCCGGGCCTGCCGGCTGTGCCGCCCGGACGCGCTGCCCGGGTCGCGGGAGTGGGACCACCGTGGCGACCTCGCCGGGCGGGCGCTGCGGTTGATCGCGGCCGGGGCCGTGGACGAGCAGGGGGTGGCCGGCCTGGCTCGCCGGCTCGCGGTGAGCGAGCGGCACCTGCACCGCACGCTGGTCACTGAGGTGGGCGCCGGACCGCTGTCGCTGGCCAGGACCCGGCGGGCGCAGACCGCCCGGCTGCTCATCGACCAGACCCTGCTGCCGATGGTCGACGTCGCGTTCGCGGCCGGCTTCGCCAGCCTGCGGCAGTTCAACGACGTGATGCGGGCCGAGTTCGGCTGCCCGCCGTCCCAGCTGCGCCGGCGCCCCGACCCGGAGGCCGCGGCCCGCGCGCCCGGCGGCGGACTGGTACTGCGCCTGGTGCACCGGGAGCCGCTCGCGGCCGGACCGCTGCTCGGCTTCCTGGCGGCGCGCGCTATCCCCGGTGTGGAGATGGGTGACGCCGGGGGACTGCGCCGGGTCGTGGCCACGCCAGGCGGCGGTGCCGTCGTGTCGGTGCAGCCGGTGCCGGGTGCGGGACACGTGCTGGCCGGGGTCCGGCTGCCCCGGCTGAGCGACCTGGCCGGGGTCGTGGCCGGCCTGCGCCAGCTGCTCGACCTGGACGCCGAGCCGGACGCCGTGGACGCCGTGCTGGGCGCCGAGCCGGCGCTCGGCAGCCTCGTGGCGGCCCGGCCCGGGCTGCGGGTGCCGGGCGCCGTGGACGGCTTCGAGCTCGCGGTGCGGGCCGTGCTGGGCCAGCAGGTCTCGGTGGCCGGCGCCCGGACGCTCGCGGGCCGGCTGGTCGCGGCGTTCGGTGAGCCGCTGCCTGAGCCCGAGGACGGGCTGACGGCCGCGTTCCCCGTGGCCGAGGCGCTGGCCGACGCCGACCTGGGCCGGGTGGGCCTCACCGGTGCGCGACAGCGGGCGCTGCGGGAGCTGAGCGCGGCCGTGGCCGCGGGGGAGCTGCAGCTGGACCCCGGTGCCGACCGGGCCGAGACCCGGGCCCGGCTGCTCGACATCCCCGGCATCGGGCCGTGGACCGTCGAGTACGTCGCGATGCGCGCGCTGGCTGACTCCGACGCGTGGCCGGCCACCGACCTCGTGCTGCGCCGCGAGGTGCAGCGGCACGGTCTCCAGCCCGACCGGCTGCGCCCCTGGCGCTCCTACGTCGCGCTCCACCTGTGGGCCGCCGTCGCCGACCCCGTCCCCGTCCCCCCGAGCCGCCAGGAGATCCGATGA
- a CDS encoding Rv2175c family DNA-binding protein: MTDTIELVGEWLPLPDIAELLGIDILRARQLVRHRQVLAVRSEGVLRVPAAFVQDGRVVKGLPGVLTLLADAGYSDEEALRWLFTAEDTLPGTPVQALVENRGTEVKRRAQALGF; encoded by the coding sequence GTGACTGACACGATCGAGCTGGTCGGGGAGTGGCTGCCGCTGCCCGACATCGCCGAGCTGCTCGGCATCGACATCCTGCGGGCCCGCCAGCTGGTCAGGCACCGCCAGGTACTGGCCGTGCGCAGCGAGGGCGTGCTACGGGTGCCGGCGGCCTTCGTCCAGGACGGGCGGGTCGTCAAGGGGCTGCCAGGGGTGCTCACCCTGCTCGCGGACGCCGGCTACTCCGACGAGGAGGCGCTGCGCTGGCTGTTCACGGCTGAGGACACGCTGCCGGGCACCCCGGTGCAGGCGCTGGTGGAGAACCGCGGGACCGAGGTCAAGCGCCGCGCCCAGGCGCTGGGCTTCTAG
- a CDS encoding Gfo/Idh/MocA family oxidoreductase, with amino-acid sequence MANDGVRFGFLGAGEIASTQLGPAVHAADGAVLQAVAARDPQRAAALEPRGRSYDDYRGVLEDPDVDVVYIALPNDQHYPWVRAALAAGKHVLCEKPLGLTAVETATLGDAARGAGLLLVEAFWYRWHPRQRALEVMVAEGAVGGVESVEAEFVFDKDLTGNYRLDPARGGGALYDVGCYTASAAIALLGEDAPPDAVSDVVVDRAGTLVDLTTEAVLQWPRGSARMRCGMAGPTAQRLTVTGELGRIEVPGQAFTSSTGTATELVVTKGGSEDRLAFAPAEPYRIMVESVASAVRGEAVFLVPLEHSVSVAQALDDIRAAG; translated from the coding sequence ATGGCCAACGATGGGGTGCGGTTCGGTTTCCTCGGGGCGGGCGAGATCGCCTCGACCCAGCTCGGCCCGGCGGTGCACGCGGCCGACGGGGCGGTGCTGCAGGCCGTCGCTGCGCGCGACCCCCAGCGGGCCGCGGCGCTGGAGCCCCGGGGCCGCAGCTACGACGACTACCGCGGGGTGCTCGAGGACCCGGACGTCGACGTCGTCTACATCGCGCTGCCGAACGACCAGCACTACCCGTGGGTCCGGGCCGCGCTGGCCGCCGGCAAGCACGTGCTGTGCGAGAAGCCGCTGGGACTCACCGCGGTGGAGACGGCCACCCTGGGCGACGCGGCGCGGGGGGCCGGGCTGCTGCTCGTCGAGGCGTTTTGGTACCGCTGGCACCCGCGGCAGCGCGCGCTGGAGGTCATGGTGGCCGAGGGCGCGGTGGGTGGGGTGGAGTCCGTCGAGGCCGAGTTCGTCTTCGACAAGGACCTGACCGGCAACTACCGGTTGGACCCGGCCCGCGGCGGCGGCGCGCTGTACGACGTGGGCTGCTACACGGCCTCCGCGGCGATCGCCCTGCTCGGCGAGGACGCGCCGCCGGACGCCGTCTCGGACGTGGTGGTGGACCGCGCGGGGACGCTGGTGGACCTCACCACCGAGGCGGTGCTGCAGTGGCCGCGGGGCTCGGCCCGGATGCGCTGCGGCATGGCCGGGCCGACGGCGCAGCGGCTGACCGTGACCGGCGAGCTGGGCCGCATCGAGGTGCCGGGCCAGGCGTTCACGTCCAGCACCGGGACGGCGACCGAGCTGGTCGTCACCAAAGGCGGCTCGGAGGATCGGCTGGCGTTCGCCCCCGCCGAGCCCTACCGGATCATGGTCGAGTCGGTCGCGTCGGCGGTGCGCGGCGAGGCGGTCTTCCTGGTGCCGCTCGAGCACTCGGTGTCGGTCGCGCAGGCGCTGGACGACATCCGCGCGGCCGGCTGA